The Humulus lupulus chromosome 7, drHumLupu1.1, whole genome shotgun sequence region GATTACTCCTCTGTAAGTCATAATTTTGGCTCTCCTTTTTGCTCCCGTTAATCTTACTATTCAACTGTTGTTCTGGATATATCTTTGAAGGGTCTGGAAGGTAATTATGACCGAACATCTCTGTCAACTGTGAGCTATCTACATCCCAACATTCCACCAGATTTTCCTCTCTATTCATGATGTCTTGCTTGTTCACCATAATCTTATCAACCCAATCACTAGAAACTGATTCCTTATCGTCTTCTTTTCCATTTGCGTCAGGAGAACTTTCAACAGATGGCCAAGAAGATGAATGCATTAACACATCTTGAAGATCCAGACTTCGCCGTTTCAGTTTTGATGCAGAGTTCTAAATATACATGTAGAACATATAtgagaagttttttttttcatagaaAACCATCATTTATAACATTGTTCAAGTAACTGAACAAATAAAAGAGTCTAAAAACCCAAAGTCTTGATAAATTATGTAACGTAGAGAAGATGAAACTCTAGTGCAGATTAGCTTGGCTTAAACATGGATTACCAATAACTGTATTTGGCACATACCTCAACGTTACCAACATCCTCTACTGGTTGCCTACGCCCCCCGGAAAACTCTTTGAGACTTTTCCAACTAGGGTGTGAAGGAGAAGACCCGGCAGATTTCAATCTAAATCTATCTGGGCTGGAGGAGCGAGAGTGTGGACGACGCTCTCGTTCTCCCTCCTTCCTCACTAGAGCTGCCTTAAGATTAGCAATCTGTAAACCAAAAACgaacaaaaaaaaatatcatcaGAAAGCATTTATGAAATGGATTGTTTGACATAAACATTAAAAATAACGATTAACCTGGTCTTTAAGCTCTTTTACGTCTGTACTATCTTTGTTAGCTTTAGCAGCACCAAGCTCGACAGTTGAAACCCGTTCAGCAAATTTCAGGGTACTGATTGTTTCCCCAACAGCTTCGGCCTCTGGGCTAATATGAACAAACATGAGCGTCTTTGCCTGTCCTCCTGAAAATTTCAAGGATCATCAACATGGGTTGTAGAGGAGAATAAATTGAGAAATAAACATTAAAAAATCAAAGGTATTCTCAAATATAGAGGATGCACATTCTTACCAAGTGAGTCTTGGAGCAGTTGTGTGAGTTTACTGTTTCTATAAGGAACATGGGAATTCTTTTGAGCAAGAGAAGAGATCACATCTCCCAAGGCAGAAAGAGATTTGTTGATATGTTGGGCCTCCTTTAATCTGTCTCCCGTGACCTCAGATTTGTCAACCCTTTCACTTCCTGCGAGATCAACCAAATGCATGCAACCACGTAGAACAGCCCCAGATGTGAGGTCCCTTCCTTGAACATGAACGGTCAAGCAACTGCAAAGAGAATAACAGTAGTTTTTTGGTATGGTCACAAATAAATGTGATGGGAATTGCAGAAGGACAATAACCCAATTTAAAACCAAAGTAAGTCTCATGCTTATACCTATGAGATCGGCTACTACGATCATTCATGGCTGTAGCACTCACTGCCCTATTCTTGTGTCCAAGATTCATCAAATATAAGACATCGGGTGTTGTTGATACAGGTACAAGATTTGCATCTGGTACATTAATTCCGTTTTGTGAACTGTTTCGAATTTCTAATGTATGTAGTAGTTAAAGAAAGAACAGATATGAAGGTATGTATATGAATTATATGTGAATGCATAAAGGATTCAAAGACAATAAAATAGTATGCAAAGGATATCTTTTGTTAACACCATCTGTAATAAGGAGATCTCGAACTTGCTCGTTGTAGATTTCAAGCATCTGTACAGATATTTCATAGAAAAAAGTATCTTTTCTCTGTTCTGAGAGAAGAAATAGGTCATGTAGTGCCCTGTAGTTTACACCTTGGCTTTCCTCTGTGAGCTCTTTTGGTCCAGTCTAAATTGGAAAATGAGTCAGAGTCCACAAATTTAGAGTAATTGATCAGAGTCTACAATTGAATGTAATTTTAAGTGAACCAAGCAAATAACATTGTATGATTGCAGTAGTAGCATGTCCAATTTCCTTCTTACCATAGTAAAAGTTTTTCCAGACCCAGTTTGGCCATAAGCAAATATGCATACGTTGTAACCATCAAGAACTGATCGTATAAGAGGTCGAGTGTCTGAAAATACCTCCTCTGTGGGAAAAGAGAAGCAGCAATTGAATAGGTGATTACCAATATGAGAATAATGAATGGAAACATATAAAGACTAACCAACCTACCTTGGGTTGCACAAGGACCAAAAACTTTGTTAAAAGTGAATGATTTGCGTCCCTCTTTGCAATACTTTGCAGGAGTGAGAACGGTAATATTGCCATCATCTATGTGATCAACGGTACTCAGGCGACTTGATTCTCCAGGAAAGAAGGGTCTGACTCGGCAGTACACTCTAATATTTCCTGAGGAAGAACATAATTAAAAACCATTAGTCCTTCTGTAAAAGCTGATGAATGCTAACATAGTAACTTAAAGAACAAGAAAAGTCACTGATTTCACCTCTCAAATCCTGCACTTGATTGTATAACTTGCGATTTTCTTCTAGGACTCTCTGATAACCTGAAGCAGCATAAGCAAGACTACGCAGGTGCTTACCTATCAAGGGAAAAACAGTTTTAAGATGGACTATTCCCCTCTACGTAACTCATATAGACtcaaaatattttctttattttttccctGTAATTAGTACCTAAATTTTCGAACTCCTCTTTGTGCTTCATTTGTAGAAATTGCATGCCAGCTTTTGTATGATGAAGAGTAAGTTTCAAATCCTACAGCAAATGCACACCACCGGCAATTTAAAATTTATTGTCAAACAGAAATTTCATAGCACTAGTAACTATATAATAGCGTATTACCTGAATATCTCTCTGTTGTTTCTCCAGTAGCATATGCTGCTTCAAAAACAGGCTGTCAGGAGCTTCTTCATGGTTATACATTTGAGTATGCGCTTCCTCTTTGGTAGGGCTGGCATCTTTTGCTTCCATCTTCATtcataagaaaaagaaaatgtcAGACCTATTATGCAGAAAGCAATTTATAATCATAATTAATTTTGCATGACAATGTATACACGTATAGTTATATATTTAGATAAAAACACAAACACCATTTTTTGTAATGAACCTATGCTTATACCTCTATATCATCTGAAGCAGGGTCTGGGAGAGACTTGTCAGTGCCAGATAACGCTATATCTTTCTGAATTGATTTTGTCTGGTATTGAGAAaaggaaataatttatcaaaacaactTGGGAGACCCAACAAATTGATGATTTTTGGCATTAGACAAATATTCTAAGATGGTAAATGCATAAAGGATGCAAGGTTTCAGATGTTAACCTTCATGACAAGTGAGGCTCAAAGGTCACAAGAACAGAAGTTTCAAATTTTAATCAAGAAGAATTTCCTTAGTGTGAGAAAGCAACTTACAAATTCACTTTGACTTGCTAAGCGACGCTCAAATTCCTCCACGACTTTACCAAGCATAGATTCAATAATCTGTTACAAGCAAAATAATAAGTATTTATTTATAGGGAACAAAGAACCTCAGACCAAAATGAACAAGTCCAGAGCTTTTGCGACAGAAGACTTAAAAATAATTTTCTGGGTGAACTTTATTGTTGCAATTATAGTAGCTAAGTCACTTGGTGGTGGTAAAAAAATTTCCCAGGAAACTTCTATTATGAGAATCAAAAGAAGTTATGATGATTCTTAAATGTATCTTATAATGAATTCCTGCCTGCCTACTTTGCAGGCTTGTAAAAAAATCTAACAGGCACAAGAATTCTTACTAGTGGAATCTCTTCGTGCCTCTTATCTGAAAGAACTTCACGGACTAACACATTCAAGGAACGAGAGATACCCTGACAATCATAATGCAAATAATTAAGATTTTATCAAATGATGAAGGCCGCATAAAATTTTGAAACAGCAAAGTTTAACTAACTGTTTCGTTGAGGTCATGACCAATATCTCCATTAGAAGATTGATTACTGGAAAGACTATCTACAGACTTCTCGCCGCATGACAAGGTTCTCAAAAAGGAGTTCACATATGGTTCTGAATTTTTCCGCATAAACGGTTTTCCAAAGGCAGGTGGTTTCATGTTTCCGCCAAATTTCCATGAACCAATTCCACCTGCTTGTTTCCACTCGCTAAAAGATTTAAGTGCTAGAACACAGTTTACAACTCTTGCAGACATTCCTCCCTGTAAATTTTAGGATATGGAAAATGTAATAGAAGACAACAAAGTAAAGCATTTCTGGAACCACAACTCATGGATGATTTATCAGAATATATGAAAATATGTTCATAATTGGCAAAAGTACAGGCAGCAATGAATATCAACCTGCTCGAGATCAGAGGCTTCGAAGGTTGGAAGCCCCATTTCCTCAACAGCTACAAGGAAGTTTCTAACGTTTTCAAAATACTGATATGCTGAAAGTGCTGCCCCATCAGGAATAATTACGGAATCAGAAGGTCCTTCTACTACCTAAATACAAGGACACTTACAATTACCATAAAGGAAAGAGAGGAAAAACTATTGATAAGTCACATATGCAAAACGAAACAAAGCCAGAATACCTTGGTTACAGAACCAGGATTGACCTTGTTAAGAACATTGCAAAGAATGATTCCACTTCGCAAACCAAGTCTGAAATCTTCTTCGGAAGGCTCAGCTGGCAAATCTTTACCCCCAACAACCCCAATTGTTCTTCTCAACCATCCAGCTGCTTCATTCCTTCTCAATGCTGCAAACAAAGTAATGATACTAAATCAACTTCTATTACTGCtcttattattttgataacaGGAAACCATTCTCTGACATGAAAAAAAccataaattcattttttttcttctgattCTCTATACGATCCACGTTTAGTTTCATTACCAAATAGTATTGTAAGATTCAAATTTAATACCCAATCCGATAAACCAATACAAAAATTATCAAAAAATAGATTTCTTGTAATCCATATTAGCTTCAGATCTTTTATAAATTACATTTCTTTGCCGATTAGAAACTACTTAAATCAAACTTTCGATCATATAGAGAACATCCCATCTCACATTTCAATAAGAAAAGTTCCAATATAAAACGCCATAAgagattaaaaaagaaaaaagacgtACAAGCTTCCTCAGCCTTCCTGGAAGCGAAGTCAATGGGGGTTGTACGGGCGCCATGCTGGTGAAGAACATCCTCGACTATGGAAGCTACAGAGAAGGGCAATACTTGCTCTGTTGCCATTTATATTCAATCACCCCAAAAACCCAAACCGACTCTTTCAAGATTCTAAAAAATAATCAAAACGAAAACTCAAGCAACAGGTGAATGAATCAGAAAAAGAAGAagcaatatataaattttttttgctCCGAATTAAGAAAACTCtgttttgattatatatatattaaaaaaaaatagtttgaaTTGTAACAGAGGAAGATGAATGAGATAGAAGATAACGATTCTAGGGTTTTAAATATAGGAGGAGATGAGAAAGAGAAAATAGATTTTGTTGGAAAATTTTGTTtgtaaataagaagaagaagaagaagaagaagaaaaagaagatggCCGAACCTGGTTCCGACCCTCCCGGGTCTTTTGGCTTTTAACGGTTTATATTTCGCGGGtgacaaaatttatttaattaattaattaataaaatagtaaaaaaataaaataaaaaacaattacTATTTGCTGTTTTTCTTagctgaaaaaaaaataaaacaaaaaaaagacaGGATAGTTTTCCCAGTTACTTTTTTATcccttgttttgtttttgttttaatctTTGAattgatttcttgttggtaaaAAAACTTGAGAAATtatagattttttatttattttataaatggtgATAAATTATCTTTTGTAATTGAAAAATGTGGAGTATTAGTTAAAAGAgtcttgttttaattttttttgtttttgtttttgtggaGGGGGCAGTACAAGTAATTACTTGTTTTGATGAAAATTATCTAGAAGAGATTTTATTTTCACCATTTACTAAATTTTGTTACAGATTTACAATTGAGGAATGAAGCCAATCGAGCATGAAATTAacctaataataatttaaatgacaaaaaaaaaaaaaaagaagaagaagactttTGCTCAAATCATTTTCTATTTCCACGCAGACAGATTATCcttttctttaattaaatttcTTCTTCTGGATGGGTTATATATGTTTGTTCTCCCTCTTTTTTAGAATCAGAATATGTAGtatcttaaaaaatatatataaaaatgttatgtaaattatggtttgctttttattattattattattattattattattattatttatatacagAGACTTATCCGAAGATATATATTAAATTGTAGAAATGATTGAATATTGAATGGAAAGGTGAATAGTGCTTGGATTGGGAGTTGTATAATCAATAAGGATAGGAAAGCCTTTTCTATATAGATGGTCTTGTATCATCAAGTTCAACTTTGTATACTCTCTTTTTCGTACTCAAAACTCATGGTGGGGAGTTACATAGGATAACCACACATCAACTTTGCATAACATCATAAGCAATAAATTtatagataatatatatatacagatttattaagatatatttgttcacgctgtttttcgtcaacttaaatctgaaTAACACTAAACAAAGATtcagaaaataagaaaaaatagtatgttttttatgtggttcagcagttaaaatctgtctagtatacgagtcaatattattgattcgtaATACTTTCTCAAAGCTTTCTCAAGACAATTCAACCATGTATTCTCAGTGCTTATATTGtctacaaataaaaaatatcacgCTATTTTTAGGTCTTATTAAGATAATATCTTCCACTAATTTAAGAaagttacaatcaattattcaaatatgaaataaatgtaattaaacattaaatacataatatcccataataattgagatttaattatcagataacaacaaatccctaaggaatagggatctcctaacagtTGTTGTGTGCAAAACGCGTTGCTGACCTCGAATGCAAGGTTGACGCGCTTTCGAGATCGATCTATACTTCGAGCTCGTTATTCCCCTCCTCAGCCGGTGGTTTCATCGAACTCAATCTTCGGAGACCAAtatcttcgagcttgcaactaaggTTCAAATACCATCCATATGCATCAGAAAAGAttgtttatttttagcttgaagcttaagctcgaaccttttaaacttgtgctcgaATCATGCTTATTCATACAAGTGTTCAGGCAATGCTTGTCATTTTTGAGcttacgctttacgagcctacatttcaagactcatttattcatcctcaacatttgggtgtaacaatattTCACATTTCCAATTTCagtaataaagaaaaaaaaaatatagccaACAAGAGTTGAAAAATCATCTATTTAATTATATACCAGGTAAAAACAATGTGCAATATACATTTACTTAAtttatttaggaaatatattaatttatttttattgtaattgttatataaattttaaataaataaacaatgtcatatgttataaaaaaaatgacataaacatattaaaacaaaaaattaaccaaaacattgtttataatttttaataaataaaaaataaaaaactgttaaaccaAGAATCATTTAGATACACACTTTTTATGTTAaaactagatacaagcaacgtgcaatgtacgctttcttaattttattaatagaatttacattgttgacgccgtttttcgtcaacagataaaagaagagagcacgtaaacaattaaagacaatggccaaaagaatcaaacgaatcaaacacacggttttttacgtggttcagcagttaaatctgcctagtccacgagtctctgttattaacctcaagattatctctgaacaattctttagcatgaattctccagagttttctctcaaggatcagaatttcagtcctttacaatggtgcatgccttctctatttatagagaaggatgcagaatactatcccacatattttgggtagttactcttttgtgaataaaataagtggctttaaatgcctttaatcagataaaaaatgaaacgtccctgaagaccaggaaacgcataactgactaaataatatcccacgattcttggggatttacatcaataaatgaggattacatctcatgtttacaatacttgtagatattcaaggtggtcatagcgtatctccaaggcttcagcatctcaggtttcacgtcattgtgcgagccactgacatctcccgagctagcattgctttcgagatagtatatcgagctcgagatccctgctccggagttgttcctgaagatgaggggctctcagagctacctttcgagatcgagatcatttcgaggtcactacattcgaggtcatgtatcatactttgcaggctcgatttacaatcgtagagcataccctaaccctcacgagaccatttaatgcgaactcagctttcgaggtcatatttactatggctcgaaatctgggtataacattttgccccctcaaaagtatttttttgagtcctaagagaaggaaacttttgaactactctttctgggaaccataccgtcacactcttaaaaacggacacctgccagatgggtattgctcactttaggtacttgagtaccttgggaacacgcccacgatcgttcgtctgacaacttttcggcgccatcttatcaccgattcccctccattcgatctgttgaggattttaaccaacgctcctgatcaatttagttttcccacctatatatataagatctcctcttcgtcttcttctttacgtttgttcattgtaaaccagaaagaaaagaaaaaacaagaaagccagaaactttcttaagaagcttccatcccgtgcatgttttctcgacccaaaaaacaaaggaaccctggtctgttcgagtcagtgagttctttcttgcaacctcttctccgaaCGATGATTTCGCtacaatcaccatcactgtgtaagtatgccatttttgttcttagctcttttttttttttttttttgttatgtcgTTCTTGCTGCGTATAATagaatgatacgataggaggttttggaTCA contains the following coding sequences:
- the LOC133788432 gene encoding kinesin-like protein KIN-14I; this encodes MATEQVLPFSVASIVEDVLHQHGARTTPIDFASRKAEEASLRRNEAAGWLRRTIGVVGGKDLPAEPSEEDFRLGLRSGIILCNVLNKVNPGSVTKVVEGPSDSVIIPDGAALSAYQYFENVRNFLVAVEEMGLPTFEASDLEQGGMSARVVNCVLALKSFSEWKQAGGIGSWKFGGNMKPPAFGKPFMRKNSEPYVNSFLRTLSCGEKSVDSLSSNQSSNGDIGHDLNETGISRSLNVLVREVLSDKRHEEIPLIIESMLGKVVEEFERRLASQSEFTKSIQKDIALSGTDKSLPDPASDDIEMEAKDASPTKEEAHTQMYNHEEAPDSLFLKQHMLLEKQQRDIQDLKLTLHHTKAGMQFLQMKHKEEFENLGKHLRSLAYAASGYQRVLEENRKLYNQVQDLRGNIRVYCRVRPFFPGESSRLSTVDHIDDGNITVLTPAKYCKEGRKSFTFNKVFGPCATQEEVFSDTRPLIRSVLDGYNVCIFAYGQTGSGKTFTMTGPKELTEESQGVNYRALHDLFLLSEQRKDTFFYEISVQMLEIYNEQVRDLLITDGVNKRLEIRNSSQNGINVPDANLVPVSTTPDVLYLMNLGHKNRAVSATAMNDRSSRSHSCLTVHVQGRDLTSGAVLRGCMHLVDLAGSERVDKSEVTGDRLKEAQHINKSLSALGDVISSLAQKNSHVPYRNSKLTQLLQDSLGGQAKTLMFVHISPEAEAVGETISTLKFAERVSTVELGAAKANKDSTDVKELKDQIANLKAALVRKEGERERRPHSRSSSPDRFRLKSAGSSPSHPSWKSLKEFSGGRRQPVEDVGNVENSASKLKRRSLDLQDVLMHSSSWPSVESSPDANGKEDDKESVSSDWVDKIMVNKQDIMNREENLVECWDVDSSQLTEMFGHNYLPDPSKIYPEQQLNSKINGSKKESQNYDLQRSNRYEMATTDDSDDQLEAAISDSSEPDMLWQLNPSKATSIPNGLGGPETRKTNPKPVRSTETRSMIPSLIPSPSLSRKAPNGPSQLIQPSYRPVKQAVHGQGKRRTTK